The following is a genomic window from Mesotoga sp. Brook.08.105.5.1.
GTCTATTCAGTTCTGTTTATGGCCATACTTGGCATAGGAGCAGGTGTCTTTCTAGCTTTCGCCTCTGCGAAGTTTGCGGTCAAGAAAGATCCCAGAATCACACTCATCGAAGCCTCTTTGCCAGGCGTCAACTGTGGCGCTTGTGGTTTCCCCGGTTGTTCGGCCTTTGCAAAAGCTATCGCCGAAGGCAAAGCCCCGCTGGATGGATGTATTCCCGGCAAGCGATCCGGCGTACCTGAAAAACTGAAGCTAATCATGGACACGGATGTCGACAAGCTCACTGCTCTCTTTGAAGAGGCAGAGGAAGATGCGGAAAAGACACTGGAAAAACTGATCGCTGTCTCCGGGAAAGAAGTAAAAGCAGCGCCGCCAAAACCAAAAAGACCGACTCAGGAAGAAATCGATAGTTACAAGGGAAAACTGAAAGAGAATTCTAGAGCTGCTGTGGTCTTTGCGATTCTTCCAAACATAAACTGCGGAATCTGCGGATCACCCGGTTGTGCTGCCTTTGCCATAAAGGTCGCGAACAAGGAAGAGAACGCAGACAAATGCGTCCCGGGCAAAAGACAGAACGTGCCCGAAAAAGTCGAGAAGATTATGGCGCTTTCCCAATCAGAGATTCAAAAGATAATTGAAGATACTTCTGGAGAACCGGCCGAGATAAAAAAGAAGTTTGAGTCATGAAGAAAAGGTTGGCTGTTCTTGGTTCTACTGGATCTATAGGTTCACAGACACTCGAAATAGTAGATAAGATTGAAGAAATCGAAATTGTGGCCATTTCCTGTGGCCACAATTTCGTCTCTTTTTCTAAACAGCTTTCAGAATTTCATCCCAAGTTCGCCGCCACTCTTGAAAAAAAAGAGGATCTAGTCGATTCCTTTCCGGAAACAACCTTTTTCCAAGGCGAAGAGGGGATAGAAACGATGCTCGAAAAGTCCCGCCCGGATTATGTGATGCTTGCGGTCAGCGGAGCGGCCGGACTGAGATTCAGCCTTAAGGCGGCTGAAGTCTGCAGCAGACTATGTCTTGCGAACAAAGAGTCTATCGTTTGTGGAGGTAATCTTCTTCCGGACAGATGTGCCGACAGAGGGGTAGAGCTTATCCCGGTCGACTCAGAGCACAGCGGCCTCTTTCAGCTTCTTGACGGTACTGTTCGCCCTGAGAGAATCTTGATAACCGCATCTGGCGGCGCCCTGAGGGATTGGCCGAAAGAAAGGATTCACCAAGCAAGCCCTGAAGATGTCATGAAACACCCTGTTTGGTCTATGGGAAACAGGATAACCGTTGATAGCGCTTCAATGGTTAACAAGGGACTCGAAGTAATTGAAGCGAAATATCTCTTTGGGTTCGAATCGAGTGAAATTGATACTTATATTTGTAGAAACAGTTTTGTTCATGCCGGTGTTGTGTACAATGATGGCGTTATGAAACTTCATGTGGGGCGCCCGGACATGCGAATTCCGATTGCATATTCTCTGACTTATCCAGTGCACCACCATCTTTTCGGAGAAGAGAGGATAGCCGGCATACCAATTGCCCTGGAAGAACTGCAGCAAGAGAGATTTCCCGCTCTGACACTTGCGAGAGAGATTTGTGGAACTGTCAGCAAGCAAATCGCTTATAATGCTGCAGATGAGATAGCAGTCGATGCTTTTATGAAGGGTAGGATGCCTTTTGGGAGCATTTACAATATAATTGAAAGGACGGTTGCCCGAACAGATGATCTAAATCCGGTCGATTACAGTCAAATTATCGAGATTGACGTTCTGGCAAGAAGATTGGCTCAAGAAGAGGTGAATAGATGTTATTAGCAATAGTGTACTTTCTTCTCATTCTAACGGGGATAGTGGTTGTTCATGAACTCGGTCACTACCTGTTCTCGAGGGTTTTTGGAGTGAGAGTTCTAGAATTCGCCATAGGAATGGGTCCAAAGCTCTGGTCAAAAAAAGGAAAGAAGACTACATTCAGGATAAACGCATTTCCAATTGGCGGTTACGTGAGACCTGCCGGAGAAGACCTAGATGCTATAGACTCCTCCGTTCCGGATAACGAGCAGATACAGAACAAGCCGGCCTGGCAGAGATTCATTATC
Proteins encoded in this region:
- the dxr gene encoding 1-deoxy-D-xylulose-5-phosphate reductoisomerase yields the protein MKKRLAVLGSTGSIGSQTLEIVDKIEEIEIVAISCGHNFVSFSKQLSEFHPKFAATLEKKEDLVDSFPETTFFQGEEGIETMLEKSRPDYVMLAVSGAAGLRFSLKAAEVCSRLCLANKESIVCGGNLLPDRCADRGVELIPVDSEHSGLFQLLDGTVRPERILITASGGALRDWPKERIHQASPEDVMKHPVWSMGNRITVDSASMVNKGLEVIEAKYLFGFESSEIDTYICRNSFVHAGVVYNDGVMKLHVGRPDMRIPIAYSLTYPVHHHLFGEERIAGIPIALEELQQERFPALTLAREICGTVSKQIAYNAADEIAVDAFMKGRMPFGSIYNIIERTVARTDDLNPVDYSQIIEIDVLARRLAQEEVNRCY
- a CDS encoding RnfABCDGE type electron transport complex subunit B, with amino-acid sequence MTVVYSVLFMAILGIGAGVFLAFASAKFAVKKDPRITLIEASLPGVNCGACGFPGCSAFAKAIAEGKAPLDGCIPGKRSGVPEKLKLIMDTDVDKLTALFEEAEEDAEKTLEKLIAVSGKEVKAAPPKPKRPTQEEIDSYKGKLKENSRAAVVFAILPNINCGICGSPGCAAFAIKVANKEENADKCVPGKRQNVPEKVEKIMALSQSEIQKIIEDTSGEPAEIKKKFES